The nucleotide sequence CGAAGACGGCTTGTTGCGTACGGTTTTGAATCATATCAAGCAGCGAGCTGGAAAGCGTATGCGCCCTATTCTTATCCTCTTGATGGCTAAGAACTTCGGTAAAGTCTCTCAGGCAACACAACATGCCGCTGTCGGACTGGAGCTTTTACATACTGCTTCACTTGTTCACGATGATGTCGTTGACGAGGCGGATGCACGAAGAGGACAGGCGAGTGTGAATGCTGACTATGATAATAAGGTAGCGGTTTTGGTGGGTGATTACGTGCTTTCAACTGCTTTGCTTCATGTTAGTTACACTCATTCTGAGGTTATTGTACGCTGTTTGGCAGAATTAGGTCGTACTTTGAGTGATGGTGAGATTCTCCAGTTATCAAATATCCAAAGTAAGGAAATTAACGAAGAGGTATATTATAAGATTATCGAACGTAAGACAGCTGCGCTTTTTGAATCATGTGCTGCTATTGGCGCAGAGTCGGCTAATGCAAATGAAGAGGAGGTTGAAGCAGCAAGACTCTTTGGTAAAAATCTCGGAATTGTATTCCAGATTCGTGATGATATTTTTGATTATTACGACTCTGAGGCAGAGATTGGTAAGCCGACGGGCAATGATATGGCTGAAGGAAAACTTACTTTGCCAATTATTTATGCGTTGAATTCGACGAAAAATGAAGAAATGCTTGCTCTTGCTCATAAGGTGAAGGCGCATGAGGTGACACGCGAAGAAATCGATAAATTGGTTGAATTTGCTAAGGTTAGCGGTGGTATAGAATATGCGGAACGCCGTATGTGGGACTTCCACGCTGAAGCGCAGACTTTCCTTGATAAGTATGTTAAGGATGAAAGCATCCGTTCTTCTCTCCAGACTTACCTTGATTATGTAATTAAAAGGAAGAAGTAATTACGTTAAAACATTTCTAAAAATGCCCTTTTCATCGTAAGATTGATTAATTCTTATGGTGATAATAACAGTTT is from Prevotella melaninogenica and encodes:
- a CDS encoding polyprenyl synthetase family protein, with protein sequence MDTLSLIKQPIETELVDFIDLFNHALDHEDGLLRTVLNHIKQRAGKRMRPILILLMAKNFGKVSQATQHAAVGLELLHTASLVHDDVVDEADARRGQASVNADYDNKVAVLVGDYVLSTALLHVSYTHSEVIVRCLAELGRTLSDGEILQLSNIQSKEINEEVYYKIIERKTAALFESCAAIGAESANANEEEVEAARLFGKNLGIVFQIRDDIFDYYDSEAEIGKPTGNDMAEGKLTLPIIYALNSTKNEEMLALAHKVKAHEVTREEIDKLVEFAKVSGGIEYAERRMWDFHAEAQTFLDKYVKDESIRSSLQTYLDYVIKRKK